In a genomic window of Glaciimonas sp. PCH181:
- the lipA gene encoding lipoyl synthase, protein MSELIPAPISARRAIEAGDKLRGAEKMARIPIKIIPTEPAQYLRKPAWIRAQFTGTREVLRMKEILRDNHLHTVCEEANCPNIGECFKSGTATFMIMGDICTRRCPFCDVGHGRPLALDPEEPKNLAQTIKAMSLRYVVITSVDRDDLRDGGAAHFVNCIEQTRALSPGIKIEILTPDFRGRIDVALAILGQATPDVFNHNLETIPRLYREARPGADYRNSLELLQRFKQHHPHVATKSGLMLGLGETLEEIEVVMQDLRAHQVDMLTLGQYLQPSPHHLPVARYVTPEEFETLRLAAVKMGFSRVASGPMVRSSYHADSQSDGTFVTTPALR, encoded by the coding sequence ATGTCAGAACTAATCCCTGCACCAATCTCGGCACGGCGTGCGATAGAAGCCGGAGATAAATTGCGTGGCGCAGAAAAGATGGCGCGCATTCCGATTAAGATTATCCCCACCGAACCGGCGCAATACCTGCGTAAGCCAGCGTGGATTCGCGCCCAATTTACTGGTACGCGTGAAGTTTTACGCATGAAAGAAATTCTGCGCGACAACCATTTGCATACGGTCTGCGAAGAGGCGAATTGCCCAAATATTGGCGAGTGCTTCAAAAGCGGCACCGCGACTTTCATGATCATGGGCGACATCTGCACCAGACGTTGTCCATTTTGCGATGTGGGTCATGGTCGTCCGCTGGCGCTCGATCCGGAAGAACCAAAAAATCTGGCGCAAACGATTAAAGCGATGAGTTTGCGATATGTCGTGATTACCTCGGTGGATCGGGACGATCTGCGTGATGGCGGTGCAGCCCATTTTGTTAACTGCATCGAGCAAACACGTGCGCTCAGTCCGGGAATAAAAATTGAAATTCTGACGCCCGATTTTCGGGGGCGTATCGATGTCGCGCTTGCAATCCTTGGGCAAGCAACGCCAGATGTGTTCAACCACAATCTGGAAACGATCCCTCGCCTTTATCGTGAGGCACGTCCCGGCGCTGACTATCGCAATTCTCTGGAATTGCTTCAGCGTTTTAAGCAGCACCATCCGCACGTCGCTACAAAATCTGGACTGATGCTGGGCTTGGGCGAGACCCTGGAAGAAATTGAAGTGGTCATGCAGGATTTACGCGCGCATCAGGTGGATATGTTGACGCTAGGCCAGTATTTGCAGCCTAGCCCGCATCATCTTCCGGTAGCGCGCTATGTCACTCCAGAGGAGTTTGAAACTTTGCGGCTGGCAGCAGTGAAGATGGGCTTTTCACGCGTGGCCTCAGGCCCGATGGTCCGTTCGTCTTATCATGCAGATTCGCAGTCTGATGGCACTTTTGTGACGACCCCGGCATTACGGTGA
- the gcvT gene encoding glycine cleavage system aminomethyltransferase GcvT: METNSQSLARTPLYDLHVELGAKMVPFAGYQMPVQYPTGVLKEHSHTRTQAGLFDVSHMGQVRLTGQHAAAALETLVPVDIIDLPVNTQRYALFTNETGGILDDLMVANAGDHLFLVVNAACKEQDIAHLRQHLSDRCTVEELSEYALLALQGPQAAKVLARFAPQVAQMLFMQTATVTLAGFPCFVSRSGYTGEDGFEISVPNAHAEKLARLLLDQPEVAPIGLAARDSLRLEAGLCLYGHDMDDATTPVEASLAWALSKVRRADQARAGGYPGAAIILQQLAEGVARKRVGLLPQERIPVREGAEVVDANGAVVGKVTSGGFGPTVGGPVAMGYVDIAHAQPGTLLQAIVRGKSIPVVVTKTPFTPQRYYRG, encoded by the coding sequence ATGGAGACCAACTCTCAATCCCTCGCGCGCACGCCGTTGTACGATCTGCATGTTGAGTTGGGCGCAAAGATGGTGCCGTTTGCTGGCTATCAAATGCCGGTGCAGTACCCGACTGGCGTATTGAAAGAACACAGCCATACGCGCACGCAAGCCGGTTTATTCGATGTTTCGCACATGGGGCAGGTGCGCTTGACGGGTCAACACGCGGCAGCAGCGCTGGAAACGTTGGTACCTGTGGATATCATCGATCTTCCCGTAAATACGCAGCGTTACGCGCTATTTACCAATGAAACTGGCGGAATATTGGACGATTTAATGGTCGCGAATGCCGGCGACCATTTATTTTTAGTCGTCAATGCCGCTTGCAAAGAACAAGATATAGCGCATTTGCGTCAGCATTTGTCAGACCGCTGCACTGTGGAAGAATTAAGTGAGTACGCCTTGCTGGCGTTGCAAGGACCGCAAGCCGCAAAGGTGTTGGCACGCTTTGCGCCGCAAGTTGCGCAAATGTTATTCATGCAAACGGCCACTGTGACGCTGGCTGGCTTCCCTTGTTTTGTGAGCCGTTCGGGTTACACCGGTGAAGATGGCTTTGAAATATCTGTACCAAACGCGCATGCAGAAAAGCTGGCGCGTTTGTTACTGGATCAACCGGAAGTCGCCCCTATCGGTCTGGCAGCACGCGACTCTTTACGTCTGGAAGCAGGATTATGCCTGTATGGGCACGATATGGACGATGCGACTACGCCGGTCGAAGCTAGTCTGGCATGGGCGTTATCTAAAGTCCGGCGGGCTGATCAGGCGCGTGCAGGCGGTTACCCGGGCGCTGCCATTATCTTGCAGCAACTTGCAGAAGGCGTTGCGCGTAAGCGAGTGGGCTTACTGCCGCAAGAGCGAATTCCGGTGCGCGAAGGCGCTGAGGTGGTCGATGCCAATGGTGCGGTGGTCGGTAAGGTGACCAGCGGTGGTTTTGGACCAACCGTCGGCGGTCCGGTCGCAATGGGCTATGTCGATATCGCTCATGCCCAACCCGGCACGCTGCTGCAAGCGATTGTGCGTGGTAAGTCGATTCCGGTAGTTGTGACTAAAACGCCGTTTACGCCGCAACGCTACTACCGCGGTTAA
- a CDS encoding L-serine ammonia-lyase: MAISIFELFKIGIGPSSSHTVGPMRAALLFANGLKKNGLLERTHTVKAELYGSLGATGKGHGSDKAVLLGLLGESPDLVDIDTIADKLAHIRSTATINLIGQKQVAFIEKEHLLMYRQRTLPYHSNGMRFTAFDSDNAEIANKVYYSVGGGFVVNENVAGEDRIVADTTTLPYPFHSGDKLLALCQANQLSVSQLMLENEKVWRSEEQIRSGLLNIWQVMQDCVKRGCQKEGVLPGPMQVRRRAAEWYRTLAAQPETSLRDPLTTLDWVNLYALAVNEENATGGRVVTAPTNGAAGIIPAVLHYYTRFVPTANEDGVVRFLLTAAAIGILYKENASISGAEVGCQGEVGVACSMAAGALAEVMGGTPAQVENAAEIGMEHNLGLTCDPIGGLVQVPCIERNAMGSVKAINASRMALRGDGRHFVSLDNVIKTMRDTGADMKTKYKETSRGGLAVNVIEC, translated from the coding sequence ATGGCCATTAGCATATTTGAATTATTCAAAATCGGCATTGGCCCTTCAAGCTCACACACGGTGGGGCCGATGCGGGCGGCGCTGTTGTTTGCCAACGGTTTGAAGAAAAACGGTTTGCTGGAGCGTACGCATACTGTCAAAGCTGAGTTGTATGGTTCGCTAGGCGCGACTGGCAAAGGTCATGGCAGCGACAAGGCGGTCTTGTTGGGCCTGCTGGGTGAAAGCCCGGATCTGGTCGATATTGACACCATTGCTGATAAGTTGGCGCATATCCGCAGCACTGCAACGATCAATTTAATAGGGCAAAAGCAGGTCGCATTTATAGAGAAAGAACATCTATTAATGTACCGCCAGCGGACTTTGCCGTATCACTCGAACGGTATGCGGTTTACGGCTTTCGATAGCGATAACGCCGAAATCGCCAACAAGGTTTATTACTCAGTCGGCGGCGGTTTTGTTGTGAATGAGAACGTTGCGGGAGAGGACCGTATTGTGGCGGATACCACGACGTTGCCGTATCCATTTCACAGCGGTGACAAGCTGCTGGCCTTATGCCAAGCAAATCAACTCTCTGTCAGCCAGTTGATGCTGGAAAACGAAAAGGTCTGGCGCTCCGAAGAACAAATCCGCAGCGGGCTGCTGAATATCTGGCAAGTGATGCAGGATTGCGTCAAACGTGGTTGTCAGAAAGAGGGCGTTCTGCCGGGCCCAATGCAAGTTCGTCGCCGTGCAGCCGAGTGGTATCGCACGCTAGCGGCACAGCCGGAAACCAGTCTGCGCGATCCATTGACGACGCTTGATTGGGTCAACCTGTACGCGTTAGCGGTTAATGAAGAAAATGCCACCGGAGGCCGTGTCGTGACCGCGCCGACCAACGGCGCTGCCGGAATTATTCCTGCGGTATTGCATTACTACACCCGCTTTGTGCCCACGGCGAATGAGGACGGCGTAGTCCGCTTTTTACTGACCGCAGCCGCGATTGGTATTTTGTATAAAGAAAATGCGTCAATTTCTGGCGCTGAAGTGGGTTGTCAGGGCGAGGTTGGTGTCGCCTGCTCGATGGCAGCTGGCGCATTGGCAGAAGTTATGGGCGGCACACCGGCGCAAGTAGAAAATGCCGCAGAAATCGGCATGGAACACAATCTGGGCCTGACTTGCGATCCGATTGGCGGATTAGTCCAAGTGCCCTGTATCGAGCGGAATGCGATGGGTTCGGTCAAGGCGATCAACGCATCAAGAATGGCATTGCGTGGCGACGGTCGACATTTTGTGTCGCTCGATAATGTGATCAAGACGATGCGTGATACCGGTGCCGATATGAAAACAAAATACAAAGAAACCTCGCGAGGCGGACTCGCGGTAAATGTTATTGAGTGTTGA